One Edaphobacter lichenicola DNA window includes the following coding sequences:
- a CDS encoding VWA domain-containing protein → MNAPSLLRPLLMAVAILAPALHVTDLAAQQKNSPSDQSPTPAGGTIAVDARLVNLPVVVRDKKGALIQNLTKDDFTLQVDGKPQTIRYFDKDTNLPLTLGLLVDISQSQRSVLDEERTASSTFLDQMLTNPKDQAFIIQFARQTELLQDLTTSRPLLQKALKEIDTPSPSSVDDDSDSRSHSRGGTVLYDALFLASDEMMSKQTGRKALIILSDGVDRNSKENLVRSIEASQRADTIIYAIYFKGEESHPQNNNQQRGRGGYPGGGYPGGGYPGAGYPGGRGGYPGGGNGGGNGGNYPSQSHVDGKKILERMAQETGGRLFEIKKNQDVAQIYNQIAEELRAQYRLGYTPTQDAASSGYHQVAVDIHQKGLVVQTRDGYYAGK, encoded by the coding sequence ATGAACGCCCCCTCCTTACTTCGGCCCCTTCTGATGGCCGTTGCCATCCTAGCCCCTGCCCTCCACGTTACGGACCTCGCCGCGCAGCAAAAAAACTCTCCGTCCGATCAGTCTCCTACACCCGCCGGGGGCACGATCGCAGTTGACGCTCGTCTGGTCAATCTCCCCGTCGTCGTCCGCGACAAAAAGGGAGCACTCATCCAGAACCTAACAAAAGACGACTTTACCCTCCAGGTGGACGGTAAACCACAGACCATTCGCTACTTCGACAAGGACACCAACCTCCCCCTCACCCTCGGTCTTCTCGTCGACATCAGCCAGTCTCAACGCAGCGTGCTGGACGAAGAACGCACTGCCAGCAGCACCTTCCTCGACCAGATGCTGACCAACCCGAAGGATCAGGCCTTCATCATCCAGTTTGCCCGTCAAACCGAGCTGCTGCAGGACCTCACCACCTCGCGCCCGCTCCTCCAGAAGGCGCTCAAAGAGATCGATACCCCCAGCCCCAGCTCCGTCGACGACGATAGCGACAGCCGGAGCCACAGCCGGGGAGGAACCGTCCTCTATGACGCTCTCTTTCTGGCCTCCGACGAGATGATGAGCAAGCAGACCGGTCGCAAAGCCCTGATCATCCTCTCCGATGGCGTCGACCGAAACAGCAAGGAGAATCTCGTCCGATCCATCGAAGCCTCGCAGCGGGCCGACACCATCATCTACGCCATCTACTTCAAGGGCGAAGAGTCCCACCCACAGAACAACAACCAACAGCGCGGCCGCGGCGGCTACCCTGGCGGAGGCTACCCCGGAGGCGGATACCCTGGTGCCGGCTACCCGGGCGGTCGTGGTGGGTATCCAGGTGGAGGCAACGGTGGCGGAAATGGGGGGAACTATCCCAGCCAGAGCCACGTCGACGGAAAGAAGATCCTCGAACGTATGGCACAGGAGACCGGCGGCCGGCTCTTCGAGATCAAGAAAAATCAAGACGTCGCCCAGATCTATAACCAGATAGCGGAAGAGCTCCGTGCACAGTACCGGCTCGGTTATACCCCCACCCAGGACGCAGCGTCCAGCGGCTACCATCAGGTTGCAGTGGACATTCACCAGAAAGGTCTCGTCGTCCAGACCCGCGATGGTTACTACGCCGGAAAGTAG
- a CDS encoding sensor domain-containing diguanylate cyclase, producing the protein MDISKTVGEASLDVELAHCAAPETTYAQSRSESIRWGHLTATFFILLLFSWLGIVLSRQSDGVATIWFTNGLLFALVVTRPKKTWIPYFIAGFLADTLADVLYGDPLRLAVGVSVANSVEVITSSVLLTRWFGSPLQLTKRVPLLGFLGVAVVGATAVTSALGASWTMLFVNAGPWWMLFRTWYLGDVLGMAIIAPLVFILQRPGFFTMLHSQQLPRTLLLLMVPAAATALVFSHSKDPLIFFIFPALLLVVFRLGFPGTVLAVFVIALISIWFTVTGHGPLMLITGTNLLHKIVVEQIFLAVALFTFFPVAALLEERKALEISLQKSELRYRELANADALTGLANRRAFDERLEVAWYRAMREEQSLALLLIDVDLFKAYNDLNGHVGGDECLRCIAKVIASALQGKAEIAARFGGEEFAVILQNTTIEVAMQVGEDVREAVASLKVPHSGNQLGIQTISVGVAAEVPNRNATVISLLTASDHALYRAKYLGRNRVESAAAVMPKSEMFTADSTV; encoded by the coding sequence ATGGACATAAGCAAGACTGTTGGCGAAGCGTCGCTGGATGTGGAGTTGGCTCATTGTGCTGCTCCTGAAACCACTTACGCCCAATCGCGCTCTGAGTCTATTCGGTGGGGACACCTGACCGCCACGTTCTTCATCCTGCTGCTGTTTTCCTGGCTGGGAATCGTGCTTTCGCGACAGTCGGATGGGGTTGCGACGATCTGGTTTACCAACGGACTTTTGTTTGCGCTGGTGGTTACGCGGCCGAAGAAAACCTGGATTCCTTATTTCATCGCAGGTTTCCTGGCCGATACGCTGGCCGATGTCCTCTACGGCGATCCGCTGCGGCTGGCGGTCGGCGTGTCGGTCGCCAACTCCGTGGAGGTCATTACCTCGTCTGTGTTGTTGACGCGTTGGTTCGGCAGCCCTTTGCAGCTGACGAAGCGCGTTCCTTTGCTGGGCTTTCTCGGCGTCGCTGTCGTTGGGGCAACGGCTGTGACAAGTGCACTGGGAGCTTCGTGGACGATGCTCTTTGTGAACGCAGGCCCCTGGTGGATGCTGTTTCGCACCTGGTACCTGGGCGATGTGCTGGGCATGGCGATCATCGCGCCGCTGGTCTTTATCTTGCAGCGGCCGGGTTTCTTTACGATGCTCCACAGTCAGCAGCTGCCGAGAACACTGTTGTTGCTGATGGTTCCTGCGGCTGCGACAGCGCTGGTGTTCAGCCACAGCAAAGACCCGCTCATCTTCTTCATCTTTCCCGCACTGTTGCTGGTGGTGTTTCGGTTGGGCTTCCCAGGCACGGTGCTCGCCGTGTTTGTGATTGCACTGATCTCGATCTGGTTCACCGTCACCGGACATGGGCCGTTGATGTTGATCACTGGTACAAATCTGCTTCATAAGATTGTTGTTGAGCAGATCTTCCTTGCGGTGGCCCTCTTCACCTTCTTTCCGGTGGCGGCTCTGCTTGAGGAACGCAAGGCGCTCGAGATTTCGCTGCAGAAGAGCGAACTGCGATACCGCGAGCTGGCCAATGCGGATGCACTGACCGGCCTGGCAAACCGGCGAGCCTTTGATGAGAGGCTGGAGGTGGCATGGTATCGGGCGATGCGCGAGGAGCAGTCGCTGGCGCTGCTGCTGATCGATGTGGATCTTTTCAAGGCGTATAACGACCTCAATGGACATGTTGGCGGAGATGAATGTCTGCGCTGCATTGCGAAGGTGATTGCCAGTGCGCTGCAGGGTAAAGCTGAGATCGCAGCACGCTTCGGGGGCGAAGAGTTTGCCGTGATTCTCCAGAACACGACAATCGAAGTTGCAATGCAGGTCGGTGAAGACGTCCGCGAGGCCGTCGCATCACTGAAGGTGCCGCACTCGGGAAATCAACTTGGAATCCAGACGATCAGCGTAGGTGTGGCGGCGGAGGTACCGAACCGGAACGCCACGGTGATCTCTTTGCTGACGGCCTCCGATCACGCGTTGTATCGAGCCAAGTATCTGGGACGAAACCGGGTAGAGTCGGCAGCGGCAGTGATGCCAAAGAGCGAGATGTTCACTGCGGATTCGACGGTCTGA
- a CDS encoding alpha/beta hydrolase: MTKPPMGFAKTVVLWPNGAPGALGEGEGDIPKMYVYPAPGAGVHSAVIVMPGGGYVHLAIEKEGGEEARWLNAHGVTAFVLAYRLGPRYHFPSPMLDGARAMRYVRSHAAELGVAKDKIGLWGFSAGGHLAGYLAAVNDNGAASAEDPIDRVSDRPDFAIVSYGRFTMDASIPRKTNMEGLLGNHPTKAMLDSVSVVKLVTKNTSPCFIFSTTADQQVSPLNATAFYDALKEAGVPAELHIFERGQHGTGMAQGMKGMAELAIYPTLLANWMEMHGWMSQE, from the coding sequence GTGACGAAGCCTCCGATGGGATTCGCAAAGACTGTCGTGCTATGGCCAAACGGAGCGCCAGGTGCGTTGGGAGAAGGCGAAGGAGACATCCCGAAGATGTATGTGTATCCCGCCCCGGGCGCCGGCGTGCATTCTGCTGTGATCGTGATGCCAGGGGGCGGATATGTTCACCTGGCAATCGAAAAAGAGGGTGGGGAGGAGGCGCGTTGGCTGAATGCGCATGGCGTGACAGCTTTTGTGTTGGCGTACCGGCTCGGGCCGCGATATCACTTCCCTTCTCCAATGCTGGATGGTGCGCGGGCGATGCGCTATGTGCGCAGCCACGCCGCAGAGTTGGGAGTGGCGAAGGACAAGATCGGGCTCTGGGGCTTCTCCGCGGGTGGTCACCTGGCAGGCTATCTCGCGGCGGTAAACGATAACGGTGCCGCGAGCGCTGAGGATCCAATTGATAGAGTCAGCGACCGGCCCGACTTCGCCATTGTCTCCTATGGCCGGTTTACGATGGACGCCTCGATACCCAGGAAGACGAACATGGAGGGGCTGCTGGGTAACCATCCGACGAAGGCAATGCTGGACTCGGTCTCGGTGGTGAAGCTGGTGACAAAGAATACCTCTCCCTGCTTCATCTTCTCTACGACGGCCGACCAGCAGGTAAGTCCACTCAATGCAACGGCGTTCTACGACGCACTCAAGGAAGCCGGCGTCCCCGCGGAGCTGCACATCTTCGAGCGCGGACAGCACGGGACGGGAATGGCGCAGGGGATGAAAGGGATGGCCGAGCTAGCCATCTATCCGACTCTGCTCGCGAACTGGATGGAGATGCACGGCTGGATGTCGCAGGAATAG
- a CDS encoding sensor domain-containing protein encodes MKGSALESQRSWVWKTILLAAPVSLVVAGLWRIEHGAEFGKLSTIIIAMSGTAVALWALWRERSRVEKLRGAEQAHSQFLAAAETSLDAFGLFESVRDEEGRIVDFRVLYVNANVERLIERSRSELLGHTLCSVTPIKATGPMFARFCRVVETGESLNEEFPVDYASVKATWLRTQVVKLGDGLAITFSNISEAKATQERYAHLAEFTGSVFQNAPFSIVATDIAGMITAMNWEAERLTGYRSEELVGKASLTVLHDERELLGRAVAIDSSATLEKYGFEVLTTRASQGEMEEQEWTLIRRDGARTPINLAMRAVKTEAGEVTGFVSIAFDITDRRQMMEYVTHLATHDQLTGLTGRALLQDKTVQTVELARRYGTKVAVFVIDLDHFKRINDSLGHSAGDQILVEAAHRLRRSVRSTDVVARIGGDEFVVVMPDITTVDDVEQCAVNLVATLSPEISIEEHLVHVTASVGVCIYPDFASDAKHLLKRADSAMYAAKENGRNQFQIFSESMLKETAERLTMEHALRHALANKELSMHYQPQISLTTGAVTGMEALLRWTNPRLGSISPSQFIPLAEETGLIVPIGEWAFMTACCEGKALQDELGMDLTVSINLSPRQFQQKNLVPVVEHSLSKSGLSPEKLQIEITENMLMVNSEHVLDKLQKMRELGVGISIDDFGTGFCSFSYLLEYQVDRLKIDQSFVKKAGTDANAAAVVRTIIAMSHGLNIKVVAEGVETDEQMRFLLRRKCDEAQGNFIAKPVAMAEFSEVVRQYADGPSARASEPAIGLVR; translated from the coding sequence TTGAAGGGTTCTGCGCTCGAATCCCAGCGATCCTGGGTTTGGAAGACGATTCTCTTAGCAGCGCCGGTTTCGCTGGTGGTGGCAGGGCTCTGGCGAATCGAGCATGGGGCAGAGTTCGGGAAATTGAGCACTATCATTATTGCGATGTCTGGCACTGCCGTTGCCCTGTGGGCGTTGTGGCGCGAACGCAGCCGGGTAGAGAAGCTAAGAGGAGCCGAGCAGGCGCATTCGCAGTTTTTGGCGGCCGCTGAGACGAGCCTGGATGCCTTTGGGCTCTTTGAATCGGTGCGAGACGAAGAAGGCAGGATCGTGGACTTCCGGGTTCTCTATGTCAATGCCAACGTCGAGAGACTGATCGAACGATCACGTTCCGAGCTCCTCGGACATACTTTGTGCTCAGTAACTCCGATAAAGGCAACGGGGCCGATGTTCGCCAGGTTTTGCAGGGTTGTCGAGACCGGGGAGTCACTCAACGAAGAGTTTCCCGTAGATTACGCGAGTGTCAAGGCGACGTGGCTGCGAACCCAGGTGGTCAAGCTCGGAGATGGGCTGGCCATCACCTTCAGCAATATCAGCGAAGCCAAGGCGACTCAGGAGCGATATGCCCACCTGGCGGAGTTTACCGGCTCTGTCTTTCAGAACGCTCCCTTCAGCATCGTCGCAACCGATATTGCGGGGATGATTACGGCAATGAATTGGGAGGCAGAGAGGCTCACGGGGTATCGCAGCGAGGAGTTAGTCGGGAAGGCTTCACTGACCGTGCTGCACGATGAGCGAGAGCTGTTGGGGAGGGCGGTTGCGATTGACTCCTCCGCGACGCTGGAAAAATACGGCTTCGAAGTTCTGACGACGAGGGCATCCCAGGGAGAGATGGAGGAGCAGGAGTGGACGCTGATCAGACGCGACGGCGCACGAACGCCAATCAATCTGGCCATGAGAGCCGTGAAGACCGAGGCGGGAGAGGTAACCGGCTTTGTGAGCATCGCATTCGATATTACGGATCGACGGCAGATGATGGAGTATGTGACTCATCTCGCCACGCATGATCAATTGACGGGGCTGACCGGGCGCGCGCTCTTGCAGGACAAGACCGTCCAGACGGTGGAACTGGCGCGACGTTACGGGACGAAGGTCGCGGTCTTTGTGATCGACCTGGATCACTTCAAACGCATCAATGACTCCCTGGGACATTCGGCGGGAGATCAGATTTTGGTCGAGGCTGCCCATAGATTGCGACGCTCGGTACGCAGCACTGATGTGGTGGCGCGGATAGGCGGGGACGAGTTTGTGGTGGTCATGCCGGACATCACCACCGTGGACGACGTCGAACAATGCGCAGTGAATCTGGTGGCTACGCTATCGCCGGAGATCTCAATCGAAGAGCACCTGGTACACGTGACCGCGAGTGTTGGAGTCTGCATCTATCCCGACTTCGCAAGCGATGCCAAGCACCTGCTGAAGCGGGCAGATTCGGCGATGTACGCGGCAAAGGAGAATGGGCGGAACCAGTTTCAAATCTTCAGCGAAAGCATGCTGAAGGAGACGGCAGAACGCCTGACGATGGAGCATGCACTGCGACACGCCTTGGCGAATAAAGAGCTCAGCATGCACTACCAACCACAGATCTCGCTGACGACCGGAGCCGTTACCGGTATGGAAGCGTTACTGCGTTGGACCAATCCCAGACTGGGGAGCATCTCGCCGTCGCAATTTATTCCCTTGGCGGAAGAGACGGGGCTGATTGTGCCGATCGGGGAATGGGCCTTTATGACCGCATGTTGCGAGGGAAAGGCGCTGCAGGACGAGCTTGGCATGGATCTAACGGTTTCAATCAATCTGTCGCCGCGGCAGTTTCAGCAAAAAAATCTCGTTCCTGTTGTTGAACATTCCCTGTCAAAGAGCGGTCTGTCTCCAGAGAAACTGCAGATCGAGATCACCGAAAATATGTTGATGGTCAACTCGGAACATGTTCTGGACAAGTTGCAGAAGATGAGGGAGCTGGGAGTCGGTATATCCATTGATGACTTCGGCACTGGATTCTGCAGTTTCTCGTATCTGCTGGAATATCAGGTCGACCGCTTGAAGATCGATCAGAGCTTCGTGAAGAAGGCTGGAACTGACGCCAACGCCGCCGCGGTGGTTCGAACGATCATCGCAATGTCTCACGGACTCAACATTAAGGTAGTAGCAGAAGGTGTCGAGACCGATGAGCAGATGCGTTTCCTGTTGCGGAGAAAGTGCGACGAAGCGCAGGGCAACTTCATTGCGAAACCCGTGGCTATGGCGGAGTTTAGCGAAGTGGTACGGCAGTACGCCGATGGCCCTTCCGCTCGTGCGTCGGAGCCGGCAATCGGGTTGGTTCGGTAG
- a CDS encoding GlsB/YeaQ/YmgE family stress response membrane protein → MLHLLWTALIGLIVGALAKLIMPGKEPGGIFITMLIGIAGSFLGTFLGRAIGHYEPDQSAGFLMSLIGALILLGIYHLIRRSRATT, encoded by the coding sequence ATGCTTCATTTGCTTTGGACGGCTCTCATCGGTCTCATCGTCGGCGCACTCGCCAAACTGATCATGCCAGGCAAAGAGCCCGGCGGCATCTTTATAACCATGTTGATCGGTATAGCGGGGTCCTTCCTTGGGACCTTTCTCGGCCGCGCTATTGGTCACTATGAGCCTGATCAGTCCGCTGGCTTTTTGATGTCGCTTATCGGCGCCCTCATCTTGTTAGGCATCTATCACCTGATTCGACGCAGCCGGGCAACTACTTAG
- a CDS encoding DUF6979 family protein, translating to MANKYGEAALIAARMDTYGKSITPAARWEQATAKLYPTSPSAQRKGGPRFAFLSLCEAGLVKGIPAGQYAPSNKAKAYALRAVALLNAGTHKTVNALWAEVTDGEDIAHNSQMDVVLALWKNDLIVRNA from the coding sequence ATGGCTAACAAATATGGCGAAGCCGCTCTCATCGCGGCCCGCATGGATACTTACGGCAAGTCCATCACACCTGCAGCTCGCTGGGAACAGGCGACCGCAAAACTCTATCCGACCAGCCCCTCGGCCCAGCGAAAAGGAGGCCCTCGGTTCGCCTTCCTGAGTCTCTGTGAAGCCGGGTTGGTCAAGGGAATTCCTGCCGGACAATATGCACCATCCAACAAAGCCAAGGCTTACGCCCTTCGTGCCGTGGCGCTACTCAACGCAGGCACCCACAAAACTGTCAACGCACTCTGGGCCGAGGTCACCGACGGCGAAGACATCGCACACAACAGCCAGATGGACGTCGTTCTGGCTCTTTGGAAGAACGACCTGATCGTCCGCAACGCGTAG
- a CDS encoding ROK family protein, with amino-acid sequence MKVLVIDIGGTNVKVASTDMRVPIKIPSGPAMTAEQMTKDVLAATAGWTYDCVSIGYPGPVVHHRPIAEPHNLGGGWIDFPYEKEFGKPLRFINDAAMQALGGYKGGRMLFLGTGTGLGSAMIFDGVIIPLELAHLPYKKGFTYEQYIGLVGLERRGVKRWRKSVLDIISRLKAAMVCDTVLLGGGNAKLMKSLPNHVIVGANTNAIDGGIKLWEDNPGTSKPTSASAKSSKS; translated from the coding sequence ATGAAAGTTCTGGTCATCGACATCGGAGGCACCAACGTAAAGGTCGCCTCCACAGATATGCGCGTCCCTATCAAGATCCCCTCCGGTCCTGCCATGACCGCCGAACAGATGACCAAGGACGTCCTCGCGGCCACCGCTGGCTGGACATACGATTGCGTCTCCATCGGCTATCCCGGTCCGGTCGTCCACCATCGTCCAATCGCCGAGCCCCATAACCTTGGCGGAGGCTGGATCGATTTTCCTTACGAGAAGGAGTTCGGCAAGCCCTTACGCTTCATCAACGATGCCGCGATGCAGGCTCTCGGCGGCTACAAGGGCGGCCGCATGCTCTTCCTTGGCACCGGCACCGGTCTGGGCTCGGCAATGATCTTCGATGGCGTCATCATCCCGCTTGAGCTCGCTCATCTGCCTTACAAAAAGGGATTCACCTACGAACAGTACATCGGTCTCGTTGGACTCGAACGTCGTGGTGTCAAGCGCTGGAGAAAGTCGGTTCTGGACATCATCAGCCGCCTTAAAGCCGCGATGGTCTGCGACACCGTGCTCCTCGGTGGTGGCAACGCCAAACTGATGAAGTCCCTGCCCAACCACGTGATCGTGGGTGCGAACACCAACGCGATCGACGGTGGCATCAAGCTCTGGGAGGACAACCCTGGTACTTCCAAACCGACAAGCGCATCGGCCAAATCTTCAAAGTCCTGA
- a CDS encoding TonB family protein, translating into MRRIIVATLALSPMLLHAQANSPAKTRIVGTNLRSELVAPAFTGSESDRGSIPNAAPLRISTGVNAPKLVYTVAVESDADFAPMAQFDRTAVVAMTVDPSGKPTDLKIVQSVNSVMDRNVLNAVSQYRFTPGTLDNQPTAVPVNLAVVLRAGR; encoded by the coding sequence ATGCGTCGAATCATTGTGGCCACCCTCGCCCTGTCCCCCATGTTGCTTCACGCTCAGGCAAATTCGCCTGCAAAAACCCGGATCGTTGGCACTAACCTGCGCTCTGAACTGGTTGCCCCAGCGTTCACTGGCTCCGAGTCGGATCGCGGGTCCATTCCAAACGCTGCCCCTCTTCGTATCTCCACTGGCGTCAATGCTCCCAAGTTGGTTTACACCGTCGCTGTCGAATCAGACGCCGACTTCGCTCCTATGGCCCAGTTTGATCGAACTGCTGTTGTTGCGATGACGGTCGATCCGAGCGGCAAACCGACGGATCTAAAGATCGTTCAGTCGGTCAATTCTGTGATGGACCGCAATGTTCTGAACGCGGTCAGTCAGTATCGCTTCACTCCGGGCACGCTGGATAACCAGCCTACTGCTGTTCCCGTCAATCTGGCTGTTGTTCTACGCGCTGGCCGCTAG
- a CDS encoding DUF418 domain-containing protein — translation MASVAGVNPYEGVIAPGTPEELAGPAQVELSATRPVARGERISSMDVLRGFSLMGILVMNICDFAYGIHNYTYPLSTVKPVFDGPHWKINTTVWFLRWIFAEGKMRALFSMLFGAGVILLTERALARGAGIKAADIFTRRNMWLVLIGMIHGYLIWDGDILFYYGVAALLFLFPFRNVRVKRLMWTAGIILFINSVLMMGGQYGSSYSAKQAAAKANAKLAQHQTLTEDEIGDLKKWQSVQDRWRAPDKKKYEDIAAMQKGYWKAQGHVAGNVLMGELKGAYFGFGDWVGLMLLGMALYKNGFLPGRLSMKTYAWIAGIGLGVGWAVTGVGAYKAWAGHFDMFKTLIWMQAPYDIGRIAGALGNAALLLILLKAGVFRWLLARVAAVGQMALSNYLLTSLTMKTIFVWGAWHWYGYVEYYKIYYAVAGMWIFNMAFSSIWLRYFEFGPMEWVWRSLTYWKRQPMRIRAATPVQVVAATAA, via the coding sequence ATGGCGAGCGTGGCTGGAGTGAATCCTTATGAGGGCGTGATCGCGCCTGGTACTCCCGAGGAGTTGGCTGGGCCGGCGCAGGTGGAGTTGAGCGCAACCCGACCTGTGGCGCGTGGGGAGCGGATCAGCAGCATGGATGTGCTGCGTGGCTTTTCGCTGATGGGCATTCTGGTGATGAACATCTGCGACTTTGCGTATGGAATTCACAACTACACCTACCCGTTGAGCACGGTGAAACCGGTGTTCGATGGGCCGCACTGGAAGATCAATACGACGGTGTGGTTTCTGCGCTGGATCTTTGCCGAGGGCAAGATGCGTGCGCTGTTTTCGATGCTGTTCGGGGCAGGCGTGATCCTGCTGACGGAGCGGGCTCTGGCGCGAGGGGCAGGGATCAAGGCGGCGGATATCTTTACTCGGCGCAATATGTGGCTGGTGCTGATCGGGATGATTCACGGCTACCTGATCTGGGACGGCGACATTCTGTTCTACTACGGCGTGGCGGCGCTGCTGTTTCTGTTTCCCTTCCGCAACGTGCGGGTGAAGCGGCTGATGTGGACGGCGGGAATCATTCTGTTTATCAACTCCGTGCTGATGATGGGCGGGCAGTATGGCAGCTCCTACAGCGCGAAGCAGGCGGCGGCGAAGGCCAATGCGAAGCTGGCGCAACACCAGACACTGACGGAGGATGAGATCGGTGATCTGAAGAAGTGGCAGAGCGTGCAGGACAGGTGGCGTGCTCCCGACAAGAAGAAATACGAAGACATCGCCGCGATGCAGAAGGGGTATTGGAAGGCGCAGGGCCATGTGGCAGGCAATGTGTTGATGGGAGAGTTGAAGGGCGCTTACTTTGGCTTCGGCGACTGGGTGGGGCTGATGCTGCTTGGCATGGCTCTTTACAAGAACGGTTTTTTGCCTGGCCGCTTGAGTATGAAGACGTATGCGTGGATCGCGGGGATCGGGCTGGGAGTGGGGTGGGCGGTGACTGGCGTGGGCGCCTACAAAGCCTGGGCAGGACACTTCGATATGTTCAAGACGTTGATCTGGATGCAGGCTCCCTATGACATCGGGAGGATTGCCGGCGCGCTGGGAAATGCCGCGCTGCTTTTGATCCTGCTGAAGGCGGGAGTGTTTCGATGGCTGCTGGCGCGAGTCGCGGCAGTGGGACAGATGGCGCTGTCGAACTATCTGCTGACGAGCCTCACCATGAAGACGATCTTCGTATGGGGCGCGTGGCACTGGTACGGCTATGTGGAGTACTACAAGATCTACTATGCTGTGGCGGGGATGTGGATCTTCAATATGGCGTTCAGCTCGATCTGGCTGCGATACTTTGAGTTTGGTCCGATGGAGTGGGTGTGGCGGTCGCTGACTTATTGGAAGAGGCAGCCGATGCGCATTCGAGCCGCAACACCTGTACAGGTAGTTGCCGCCACCGCTGCTTAA
- a CDS encoding pentapeptide repeat-containing protein has protein sequence MATKIKGRIAPQIELDLLTETLIDQLESGQVSDAIASDMALPPLLSPRGQSIRIDRCLLHSVTLADPKAHGLHLHDSRIESSDLANGDLKGSSIERVEITSTRLTGAILTEARLKSVLFKECKIDFALLRMARLQQCVFQNCNLTDADLYGADLTGTIFRDCDLSRADLSHANLHRADIRGCRIDGLRGTPATMSGLIISPDQAALLITLFGVQVQW, from the coding sequence ATGGCGACGAAGATCAAGGGCCGCATCGCCCCCCAGATAGAACTCGATCTCCTCACCGAGACCCTCATTGATCAGCTCGAATCGGGACAGGTTAGTGATGCCATAGCTTCAGACATGGCCTTGCCACCGCTCCTGAGTCCACGCGGACAGTCCATCAGAATAGATCGCTGCCTCTTGCACTCCGTTACGTTGGCCGATCCCAAGGCACACGGCCTGCACCTGCACGACTCCCGCATCGAAAGCTCCGACCTGGCTAACGGCGACCTCAAGGGAAGCTCCATCGAGCGCGTAGAGATCACTTCAACGCGACTCACCGGAGCCATCTTAACGGAAGCCAGACTCAAAAGTGTTCTCTTCAAAGAGTGCAAGATAGACTTCGCTCTCCTGCGAATGGCACGCCTTCAACAGTGCGTCTTTCAGAACTGCAATCTCACCGATGCAGACCTCTACGGCGCCGATCTCACCGGCACCATCTTCCGGGACTGCGACCTCAGTCGCGCCGACCTCTCACACGCGAACCTACACCGCGCAGACATACGCGGCTGTAGGATCGACGGCCTTCGCGGCACACCCGCCACGATGAGTGGTCTCATCATCAGCCCGGATCAAGCCGCGCTTCTGATAACCCTCTTCGGCGTCCAAGTCCAATGGTAA
- a CDS encoding DinB family protein, with translation MTTRPYEVRVQLGDASVRMFAANDRMNQMLIEHLEAAAWRAKPLGKTRTIAAIFTHMHNVRCKWVRLTAPHLKVPALLNRAHCTPEQARAGLAESAARCGEMLAEALGDGGGRIERFRRDGWAPAWPVGVEMLCYMLAHEAHHRGQVCMLAHQMGSPLPYEASDGIWNWERIWKECGARGPEYGA, from the coding sequence GTGACTACACGTCCCTATGAGGTTCGCGTCCAACTCGGCGATGCGTCAGTCCGGATGTTTGCGGCCAACGATCGCATGAACCAGATGCTGATCGAACACCTTGAGGCTGCGGCGTGGAGAGCGAAGCCGCTCGGCAAAACTCGCACCATTGCTGCGATCTTCACGCACATGCATAACGTCCGCTGCAAGTGGGTCAGGCTTACGGCTCCGCACCTGAAGGTTCCTGCACTGCTGAATCGTGCGCACTGCACGCCGGAGCAGGCTCGTGCTGGCTTAGCCGAGAGTGCCGCTCGCTGCGGGGAGATGCTGGCGGAAGCGCTGGGCGACGGTGGTGGGCGCATCGAGAGGTTTCGTAGAGACGGCTGGGCTCCTGCGTGGCCGGTTGGCGTGGAGATGCTGTGCTACATGCTGGCGCACGAAGCGCACCATCGCGGGCAGGTTTGTATGCTCGCGCATCAGATGGGATCTCCATTGCCGTATGAGGCTTCGGACGGGATCTGGAATTGGGAGAGGATCTGGAAGGAGTGCGGGGCGCGTGGTCCGGAGTATGGTGCTTAG